One Synechococcales cyanobacterium T60_A2020_003 genomic region harbors:
- a CDS encoding 30S ribosomal protein S20, whose translation MANIKSAMKRIEIAERNRLRNKSYKSAVKTLSKSCLAAAEAYSTNPTPDQKETVDQRLAAAYSKIDKAVKRGVLHPNTGARKKARLAKAIKTQTAAAS comes from the coding sequence GTGGCAAATATTAAGTCTGCGATGAAGCGTATCGAGATTGCGGAACGCAATCGGCTTCGTAACAAATCCTATAAGTCTGCTGTCAAAACATTATCTAAGTCTTGTCTTGCTGCCGCTGAAGCGTATTCTACCAACCCTACGCCTGACCAGAAGGAAACGGTAGATCAGCGTCTTGCAGCCGCATACAGCAAGATTGATAAGGCGGTCAAGCGTGGCGTTCTTCATCCCAATACGGGTGCCCGTAAGAAAGCTCGTTTAGCGAAAGCAATCAAGACTCAAACTGCCGCTGCATCCTAG
- the hisD gene encoding histidinol dehydrogenase has translation MLRIISQSSDALAELRRICDRTHDDQVFNKEATVREIIQAVRRQGDKALLHFTEEFDQQTLKPEELKVSGSEMEAAYQHVSKDLLDAIRMACRNIEAFHRQRVPKSWVQFSDPNIVLGKRYTPVDRAGIYVPGGQAAYPSTVLMNAIPAKVAQVPRIVMVTPPGREKTVNPAVLVAAQEAGIQEIYRVGGSQAIAALAYGTATIPKVDVITGPGNIYVMLAKKLVYGTVGIDSLAGPSEVLIIADSYANPTYIATDLLAQAEHDPMAAAILITTDNDLAQKVADEVERQLINHPRRLLTEKAIAHYGVVIVVDSLETAAELSNAFAPEHLELEVADPWSLMEHIRHAGAIFLGSSTPEAVGDYLAGPNHTLPTSGAARYASALGVETFMKHSSIIHYSPEALQKTAHAIDVLATAEGLASHAESVRIRTSDSGTGSQPDDQSPSTASNA, from the coding sequence ATGCTTCGAATTATTTCTCAATCTTCTGATGCCTTAGCAGAGTTGCGTCGAATTTGCGATCGCACGCACGATGACCAGGTCTTTAACAAAGAGGCGACCGTTCGGGAAATCATCCAGGCGGTGCGTCGCCAAGGGGACAAGGCATTATTGCATTTCACCGAAGAATTTGATCAACAAACGTTGAAGCCGGAGGAGCTGAAAGTCAGTGGCTCTGAGATGGAGGCTGCCTATCAGCACGTTTCGAAAGATCTCCTGGACGCTATTCGGATGGCATGTCGTAATATCGAGGCGTTTCACCGTCAGCGCGTTCCCAAAAGCTGGGTTCAGTTCAGCGACCCAAATATTGTATTGGGCAAACGATATACGCCTGTAGACCGGGCGGGAATCTATGTTCCAGGTGGACAGGCGGCCTACCCTAGTACCGTTTTGATGAATGCGATTCCGGCAAAGGTTGCCCAGGTTCCCCGAATTGTGATGGTGACACCTCCAGGGCGAGAAAAAACTGTTAACCCGGCGGTCTTAGTGGCAGCACAAGAAGCTGGTATTCAAGAGATTTATCGCGTGGGGGGATCCCAGGCGATCGCCGCGCTGGCCTACGGCACCGCAACCATTCCCAAAGTTGACGTGATTACGGGGCCCGGCAACATTTACGTGATGTTGGCCAAGAAGCTGGTGTACGGAACCGTCGGCATCGATTCTTTGGCAGGTCCCTCGGAGGTACTCATCATTGCAGACAGCTATGCCAATCCCACCTACATCGCGACGGATTTACTCGCCCAAGCCGAGCATGATCCGATGGCAGCAGCAATTTTGATTACCACGGATAACGATCTTGCCCAAAAGGTCGCGGACGAAGTGGAACGGCAGTTGATTAACCATCCGCGTCGCTTACTGACGGAAAAGGCGATCGCCCATTACGGGGTCGTGATTGTGGTGGACTCGTTAGAAACCGCCGCCGAACTGTCCAATGCCTTTGCCCCCGAACACCTAGAACTTGAAGTCGCGGATCCCTGGAGTTTAATGGAGCACATTCGCCATGCGGGTGCCATTTTCCTAGGCTCGTCAACACCGGAAGCTGTGGGCGACTATCTAGCAGGGCCAAACCATACCCTACCCACGTCTGGAGCGGCTCGTTACGCTTCCGCCCTAGGCGTTGAAACCTTTATGAAGCACTCCAGCATTATTCACTACTCTCCGGAAGCCCTGCAAAAAACAGCCCATGCGATTGATGTACTCGCAACGGCAGAAGGCTTAGCCTCCCACGCGGAGTCGGTTCGGATTCGGACAAGCGATTCTGGTACTGGATCGCAACCCGATGACCAGTCTCCTTCTACCGCTTCCAACGCTTAA
- the hslO gene encoding Hsp33 family molecular chaperone HslO — translation MADQLIRATAANGGIRAVGVITTRLTEEAQQRHDLSYVATAALGRAMTAGLLLASNMKTPESRVNLRFNGNGPLGVVMVDAGLDGTVRGYVGNPGIELPPTANGKLDVGAAVGSQGFLYVVRDVGHGYPYSSTVELCTGEIGEDVAHYLATSEQTPSALTLGVFTEAQGVTAAGGLLVQILPKAAVDELLVEILQSRLESLAGFTSLLREGQTLPQILESLLGDMGLEIFPETQMLQFNCDCSFDRVMGALKILGTDELEDMIAKDEGAEAICQFCNENYRANSTELRQLIEELKVESSR, via the coding sequence ATGGCAGATCAACTCATTCGGGCAACGGCGGCAAATGGAGGTATTCGGGCTGTTGGGGTGATTACGACTCGGTTAACCGAGGAAGCGCAACAGCGTCATGATCTGTCCTACGTTGCGACGGCTGCTCTAGGGCGCGCCATGACGGCTGGATTGCTCTTGGCATCCAATATGAAAACGCCAGAGTCGCGCGTAAATCTGCGGTTTAACGGCAATGGTCCCCTTGGGGTTGTCATGGTCGATGCGGGACTCGACGGAACCGTTCGTGGCTATGTCGGAAATCCTGGAATCGAGTTACCCCCCACCGCAAACGGGAAATTAGATGTAGGTGCTGCCGTAGGTTCCCAGGGATTTCTCTACGTGGTGCGAGATGTGGGGCACGGATACCCCTACTCCAGCACGGTTGAACTGTGTACGGGTGAAATTGGGGAAGACGTCGCCCACTACCTAGCAACCTCAGAGCAAACGCCATCGGCGCTGACGCTGGGAGTATTTACTGAAGCCCAAGGCGTGACTGCAGCCGGGGGATTGCTGGTTCAGATTCTGCCAAAGGCGGCGGTAGACGAACTCCTCGTTGAGATTTTGCAGTCGCGGTTGGAAAGTCTAGCTGGCTTCACTTCGTTATTGCGAGAAGGCCAAACCCTGCCTCAAATTCTAGAAAGTCTTCTCGGAGATATGGGTTTGGAGATCTTCCCTGAAACGCAGATGTTGCAGTTTAACTGCGACTGTTCTTTCGATCGCGTCATGGGTGCCCTAAAGATTTTAGGAACCGATGAACTAGAAGACATGATTGCGAAAGACGAGGGCGCGGAGGCCATCTGTCAATTTTGCAATGAGAACTATCGAGCAAACTCAACAGAACTCCGCCAACTGATCGAAGAGTTAAAAGTCGAGTCTTCCCGGTAG
- a CDS encoding TRAP transporter large permease subunit — translation MTLPYEWLGPCMFLGALMFLAIGYPVAFSLGGVAILFSIIGISLGVFDPVFLTAMPQRIFGIMNNVTLLAIPYFIFMGSMLERSGIAERLLETMGILFGRLRGGLALAVVLVGALLAATTGVVAATVVAMGLISLPTMLRYGYNKELSAGIIAASGTLGQIIPPSIVLVVLGDQLGVSVGDLFIGSVIPGLMMAGAFALHVLIVSNIRPDLAPPLPDEVLNIPGKVLAKQVFQVMIPPTLLILLVLGSIFFGVATPTEAGAIGAVGAIALAFLNRKLSWQELGHVCDITLKTTSMVMLILLGSTAFSLVFRGLNGDRFIFDAMSNLPGGVAGFLAVSMFVVFVLGFFIDFFEIAFIVVPLLAPVAQQLNMDLVWFGVVLGANIQTSFLTPPFGFALFYLRGVAPPEITTRQIYRGVIPFILVQLFVLTLIILFPSLVSFLPSLSQ, via the coding sequence ATGACACTGCCCTATGAATGGCTAGGCCCCTGTATGTTCCTAGGAGCCTTGATGTTTTTGGCGATCGGCTATCCGGTCGCGTTTAGCTTGGGCGGGGTCGCCATCCTCTTTAGCATCATTGGCATTAGCTTAGGCGTCTTTGACCCTGTGTTTTTAACAGCTATGCCGCAGCGGATCTTCGGCATCATGAACAACGTCACGTTGCTGGCTATTCCCTACTTCATCTTTATGGGATCAATGCTGGAGCGTTCCGGCATTGCCGAGCGCCTGCTTGAAACGATGGGGATCTTGTTCGGACGCCTCCGAGGAGGATTGGCGTTGGCGGTTGTGCTGGTGGGTGCCTTGCTGGCGGCCACGACGGGGGTGGTCGCTGCAACGGTGGTGGCGATGGGATTAATTTCTTTGCCTACCATGCTGCGCTACGGATACAACAAAGAGCTATCGGCTGGGATCATTGCCGCCTCTGGAACGTTAGGGCAAATTATTCCCCCCAGTATTGTGCTCGTCGTGCTTGGCGATCAGCTAGGCGTTTCGGTGGGGGACTTGTTTATTGGTTCTGTAATTCCGGGCTTGATGATGGCAGGAGCATTTGCGCTGCATGTGCTGATTGTGTCCAATATTCGCCCTGACCTCGCACCGCCCCTACCGGATGAAGTGCTAAATATCCCGGGTAAGGTGCTGGCTAAGCAGGTGTTTCAGGTTATGATCCCGCCCACACTGCTGATCTTGTTAGTTTTAGGCAGCATCTTTTTCGGCGTTGCCACCCCGACGGAAGCAGGGGCCATTGGTGCCGTTGGGGCGATCGCCCTAGCCTTTTTGAACCGAAAGTTGAGTTGGCAGGAGTTAGGACACGTCTGTGACATTACGCTGAAAACGACCAGCATGGTGATGTTGATTCTCCTCGGTTCCACAGCCTTTAGCCTGGTGTTTCGAGGACTGAATGGCGATCGCTTTATTTTCGATGCCATGAGCAACCTCCCTGGCGGTGTGGCAGGCTTCCTAGCAGTCAGTATGTTCGTCGTTTTCGTCTTGGGCTTTTTTATCGACTTCTTCGAAATCGCCTTTATCGTCGTTCCGCTGCTTGCGCCTGTCGCTCAACAGCTCAACATGGACTTGGTTTGGTTTGGCGTTGTGTTAGGGGCAAATATCCAAACCTCTTTTCTCACTCCACCATTTGGCTTTGCCCTTTTCTACTTGCGCGGCGTTGCGCCGCCAGAAATTACCACGCGCCAAATCTACCGAGGCGTGATTCCCTTCATCCTGGTCCAGCTTTTCGTCCTAACCTTGATTATTCTGTTCCCGTCTCTGGTGAGCTTTCTACCGTCTTTGAGCCAGTGA
- a CDS encoding TRAP transporter small permease subunit translates to MQTLLRFSRWIDRLNEGIGRLASWLVLLMIGLGVWNVIGRYGGYLLRRNLSSNALLEGQWYLFDLVFLLGAAYTLRHNEHVRVDVLYSTWSRKQRAIANLLGSLFLLIPFCVMVIWFSWQSVVASWQIWEMSPDPGGLPRYPIKSMIIVGFVLLILQGISEAIKNLAILTGHSPSPQSNDSGASHHDTAL, encoded by the coding sequence ATGCAAACGCTGCTTCGATTTTCACGGTGGATTGACAGGTTAAACGAAGGGATCGGACGGCTCGCGTCTTGGCTCGTTCTACTGATGATTGGACTAGGCGTTTGGAACGTGATTGGCCGCTACGGGGGCTATCTACTGCGAAGAAACCTAAGTTCCAATGCGCTTTTGGAAGGCCAGTGGTATCTCTTTGATTTGGTCTTCTTGCTGGGGGCTGCCTACACCCTGCGCCATAACGAACACGTCCGAGTTGATGTGCTTTATAGTACTTGGTCGCGCAAGCAGCGGGCGATCGCCAATTTGTTGGGTTCTCTCTTTCTGCTCATTCCATTCTGCGTGATGGTGATTTGGTTTTCCTGGCAGTCGGTCGTGGCCTCTTGGCAGATTTGGGAAATGTCGCCTGATCCGGGAGGATTGCCTCGCTACCCCATTAAAAGCATGATTATTGTCGGTTTTGTGCTGCTGATTCTCCAAGGCATTTCCGAGGCGATCAAAAACCTCGCAATTCTAACTGGACACAGCCCTTCACCTCAGTCCAACGATTCAGGAGCCTCCCACCATGACACTGCCCTATGA
- a CDS encoding ferredoxin:protochlorophyllide reductase (ATP-dependent) subunit B, giving the protein MKLAYWMYAGPAHIGTLRIASSFKNVHAIMHAPLGDDYFNVMRSMLERERDFTPVTASIVDRNVLARGSQEKVVDNIVRKDHEEHPDLIVLTPTCTSSILQEDLQNFVERAQLEAQSDVLLADVNHYRVNELQAADRTLQQIVQFYIEKARKKGDLATEKTETPSVNIIGISTLGFHHNHDRTELTRLMADLGITVNAIIPDGASVHELKNLPRAWFNLVPYRELGRMTADYLTQEFGMPCVDIAPMGVVETARCIRAMQKILNDQGATVDYESFIHDQTLYVSQATWFSRSIDCQNLTGKKAVVFGDNTHAAALTKILAREMGIHVVLAGTYCKYDADWFREQVSEYCDSVLISDDNAEIGDAIARLEPAAIFGTQMERHVGKRLDIPCGVIAAPIHIQNFPIGYKPFMGYEGTNQIADLVYNSFTLGMEDHLLEIFGGHDTKEVITKTMTADSDLAWSKDGLEELNRIPGFVRGKVKRNTEKFARERGIGQITAEVLYAAKEAVGA; this is encoded by the coding sequence ATGAAATTGGCTTACTGGATGTACGCTGGCCCCGCCCATATTGGTACGCTGCGGATTGCCAGCTCATTCAAGAACGTTCACGCAATTATGCACGCCCCACTGGGCGACGACTATTTCAACGTAATGCGCTCCATGCTAGAGCGGGAACGGGATTTTACACCAGTAACCGCTAGTATTGTCGATCGCAATGTGCTGGCTCGTGGATCCCAGGAAAAAGTTGTCGATAACATTGTGCGGAAAGATCATGAGGAACATCCCGATTTGATCGTGCTCACCCCAACCTGTACCTCCAGCATTTTGCAAGAAGACTTGCAGAACTTTGTGGAACGTGCCCAGTTGGAAGCCCAAAGCGATGTTTTGTTGGCCGATGTGAATCACTATCGGGTCAACGAACTCCAGGCTGCCGATCGCACCCTCCAGCAAATTGTGCAGTTTTACATTGAAAAAGCCCGAAAAAAAGGAGATCTCGCAACGGAGAAAACCGAAACCCCTTCGGTGAACATCATCGGTATTTCGACGCTGGGCTTTCACCACAACCACGATCGCACCGAATTAACGCGGCTGATGGCGGATCTGGGGATCACGGTCAATGCGATTATTCCCGACGGCGCATCGGTACACGAGCTGAAGAACTTACCCCGTGCCTGGTTTAACCTGGTGCCCTATCGCGAACTGGGTCGGATGACGGCCGACTATTTGACCCAGGAGTTTGGGATGCCGTGTGTCGATATTGCGCCGATGGGCGTTGTCGAAACCGCCCGCTGCATCCGCGCCATGCAAAAAATCCTGAACGACCAAGGCGCAACCGTGGATTATGAATCCTTTATCCACGATCAAACCCTCTACGTGTCCCAGGCTACCTGGTTCTCTCGCTCGATTGACTGTCAGAACCTAACTGGGAAGAAGGCAGTAGTCTTTGGCGATAACACCCACGCCGCCGCCTTAACCAAAATCCTGGCACGGGAGATGGGCATTCACGTTGTCCTTGCTGGAACCTACTGTAAGTACGATGCCGACTGGTTTAGAGAACAGGTTAGTGAGTACTGCGACTCGGTTTTGATCAGCGATGACAATGCTGAAATTGGGGATGCGATCGCCCGTTTAGAACCCGCCGCCATCTTCGGCACCCAGATGGAGCGCCATGTCGGTAAACGGCTTGATATTCCCTGCGGCGTGATTGCGGCACCGATTCATATTCAAAACTTCCCCATCGGCTACAAGCCGTTTATGGGCTATGAGGGCACAAACCAAATCGCCGATCTGGTCTACAACTCCTTTACGCTGGGCATGGAGGATCACCTGCTGGAAATCTTTGGCGGTCACGATACGAAAGAGGTGATTACCAAGACGATGACCGCAGACTCCGATCTGGCGTGGAGTAAGGATGGCTTGGAAGAGCTGAACCGGATTCCGGGCTTTGTGCGCGGTAAAGTGAAGCGGAACACCGAGAAGTTCGCGCGGGAGCGGGGCATTGGTCAAATCACGGCTGAAGTCCTGTATGCCGCCAAAGAAGCCGTCGGAGCCTAG